The proteins below are encoded in one region of candidate division TA06 bacterium:
- a CDS encoding adenylate/guanylate cyclase domain-containing protein — protein sequence MAHYRYNSLEDYLISQPLTVDGVLDDGWGASFPVKGREVEATILFSDISSFTRRTLDLTPTETLIFVNNFFSWITAEALRDKPAIIDKYVGDEMMIVFSNEFGSKDHFVDAIQTARWMGEYDILDFRPHIGIASGPVIIGYVGTPVKYNCSVFGHTVALAKRCAGVKMSDTSPYMVFPTRSWQGRSFEEIIPLVKMKKSESEFVELPQSWKLAPSRKVSLNNIGDVDVMGIINMLLTEPSQSAVERAKESLTILKANGSCRQ from the coding sequence ATGGCACATTATAGATATAATTCTCTAGAAGATTATTTAATATCTCAGCCCCTAACGGTTGATGGTGTTTTGGATGATGGATGGGGTGCCTCGTTTCCAGTTAAAGGGCGTGAAGTAGAGGCAACAATATTATTTTCTGACATTTCGTCATTCACTCGACGCACTCTTGATTTAACCCCTACGGAAACATTAATATTTGTCAACAATTTTTTCTCATGGATTACAGCTGAAGCTTTAAGGGATAAACCAGCGATTATTGACAAGTATGTCGGTGATGAGATGATGATTGTATTTTCAAATGAGTTTGGGTCTAAAGATCATTTTGTCGATGCTATTCAAACCGCAAGGTGGATGGGAGAATATGACATACTTGATTTCCGTCCTCACATAGGAATAGCAAGTGGCCCCGTTATTATTGGCTATGTTGGTACACCTGTTAAATATAATTGTTCTGTATTTGGTCATACCGTCGCATTAGCGAAGAGGTGTGCAGGGGTGAAAATGAGCGATACTAGTCCATATATGGTTTTCCCGACACGATCATGGCAGGGTCGTTCGTTTGAAGAAATAATTCCACTTGTGAAAATGAAGAAATCGGAAAGTGAATTTGTTGAATTACCACAAAGCTGGAAATTAGCCCCAAGTCGTAAAGTCAGCTTAAACAATATTGGTGATGTTGACGTAATGGGCATTATAAATATGTTATTAACAGAACCATCACAGTCCGCAGTGGAAAGAGCAAAAGAATCGTTAACTATTCTTAAAGCCAATGGCAGTTGCAGACAATAA
- a CDS encoding SET domain-containing protein, whose protein sequence is MLAPLFTVKKIKNKGQGLFAREFIPRGTIVFFECHNCKVTPKASFQKLFPAQKEKLLFHAYTVKNGSVVMPCGDSKYMNHCCDSNILDTGKGYDIVVRDIKKGEEATYDYRVFYDQDWGFQCACGSKNCCGTFRCRHPLPRGVRALWDKKIKPAIKLINKVPQPLKNELILHNSKHKRLFSNMS, encoded by the coding sequence ATGTTAGCTCCACTTTTTACGGTAAAGAAGATCAAAAACAAAGGCCAGGGGCTTTTCGCCAGGGAATTCATCCCCCGGGGAACCATCGTGTTCTTTGAATGCCATAACTGCAAAGTTACGCCCAAGGCCAGTTTTCAAAAACTATTCCCCGCCCAAAAGGAAAAACTGCTGTTCCATGCATACACCGTCAAGAACGGCTCGGTGGTGATGCCCTGCGGCGACTCCAAATACATGAACCATTGCTGCGATTCCAACATCCTGGACACCGGGAAGGGATACGACATCGTGGTCCGGGACATCAAGAAAGGCGAAGAGGCCACCTACGACTACCGGGTCTTTTATGACCAGGACTGGGGATTCCAGTGCGCCTGCGGCTCCAAGAACTGCTGCGGCACTTTCCGCTGCCGGCACCCGCTGCCCCGGGGAGTGCGGGCCTTATGGGACAAGAAGATCAAGCCGGCCATAAAGCTGATCAACAAAGTACCTCAGCCGTTAAAGAACGAACTGATCTTGCATAATTCAAAACATAAAAGGCTGTTTAGCAACATGTCATGA
- a CDS encoding DUF167 domain-containing protein → MIINLKIVPNAKAEKLVKEAGRYKVYVTAPAVDGKANQKLVEFLAGHFKVRKTAVTILRGQTSRLKLVEIKTE, encoded by the coding sequence ATGATCATAAACCTTAAGATCGTCCCCAATGCCAAGGCCGAGAAGCTGGTAAAAGAAGCCGGCCGGTACAAGGTCTATGTCACTGCCCCGGCGGTGGACGGCAAGGCCAATCAAAAACTGGTGGAGTTCCTGGCCGGGCATTTCAAGGTCAGAAAAACAGCCGTCACCATCCTCCGGGGCCAGACCTCGCGTCTGAAATTGGTGGAGATAAAAACCGAATGA
- a CDS encoding DUF885 domain-containing protein has product MNKYLIMAGLILCLVQPGLAQVIANRDSLALEQLFDSFFRAYVAQNPETATQLGLSRGMGYEYDRSSLDDISPAGDQANIGLLKQHLNRLNKIDRKALTPAQRLDARIFEWCLRSTLDGYKFIDQGYLVNQMTGPHFQPVNFLTGYHTIETRQDAEDYLARMEKIPLKLQQAGQRVESQDKKGIRSPVFIADMVIGTINELVSPGAEKNILYLDFAGKIKNIPGIGSSEQESLRQRAERIISEKIYPAYRKYLEQVKAVRAKSTDAAGVWNLPQGEQYYAHCLKQNTTLSLSPLEVHKMGLAEVEALQKKGRALLESLGIKEGDNYGDLVRQYWAYLDRSEIKNQIAYNASGPWKNQVIRDYQSFIDSALVKMPEAFDYLPRTKVQAQPVPEFKEQGGVTYYEPASLDGKRPGVFFVNMMNMPNKAMMRSLTYHETVPGHHYQLAVQQELGGNRMYRNLFFLTGFGEGWAMYVQELAYELGWLPDIYSRIAEVNSQLFRAVRVVLDTGIHLKQWNRGQAMAYMEQNLGWASGTEVDRYIVWPGQACSYTLGRMHIKQLREKAKEKMGPRFDLKKFHHLVLENGSMPLDILGKKVDDYIKGGI; this is encoded by the coding sequence ATGAATAAATACCTGATCATGGCCGGTCTTATTCTCTGCCTGGTCCAGCCGGGCCTGGCCCAGGTTATTGCCAACCGGGATTCCCTGGCCCTGGAGCAGCTGTTCGACAGTTTCTTCCGGGCATATGTGGCCCAGAACCCGGAGACGGCCACCCAGCTGGGGCTGTCCCGCGGAATGGGCTATGAGTATGACCGGTCAAGTCTGGACGACATCTCCCCGGCCGGAGACCAGGCAAACATAGGGCTGTTGAAACAACACCTTAACCGGCTCAACAAGATCGACAGAAAGGCCCTGACCCCGGCCCAGCGCCTGGATGCCAGGATCTTTGAGTGGTGCCTGCGGTCCACCCTGGACGGATATAAGTTCATTGATCAGGGATACCTGGTCAACCAGATGACCGGGCCGCATTTCCAGCCGGTGAACTTTTTGACCGGATATCACACCATCGAAACCAGACAGGATGCCGAAGACTACCTGGCCCGGATGGAAAAGATACCCCTCAAACTGCAGCAGGCCGGGCAACGGGTGGAGTCTCAGGATAAAAAGGGCATCCGCTCTCCGGTTTTCATCGCCGACATGGTGATAGGGACCATCAACGAACTGGTGAGCCCCGGGGCGGAAAAGAACATCCTCTACCTTGACTTTGCCGGCAAGATAAAAAACATTCCGGGCATAGGTTCCTCTGAACAGGAGAGTTTAAGGCAACGGGCCGAAAGGATCATCTCGGAAAAGATCTATCCCGCCTATCGGAAATATCTGGAGCAGGTCAAGGCCGTCCGGGCAAAATCCACCGATGCCGCCGGGGTCTGGAATCTGCCCCAGGGGGAACAGTATTACGCCCATTGCCTGAAGCAGAACACCACGCTTTCCCTGAGCCCCCTTGAGGTCCATAAAATGGGACTGGCCGAGGTCGAGGCCCTGCAGAAAAAGGGGCGGGCCCTGCTGGAATCCCTGGGAATAAAGGAAGGGGACAATTACGGGGACCTGGTGCGGCAGTACTGGGCATACTTGGACAGGTCCGAGATCAAGAACCAGATAGCCTACAACGCCTCCGGCCCCTGGAAGAACCAGGTGATCAGGGATTACCAGTCATTCATAGACAGCGCCCTGGTAAAAATGCCGGAGGCCTTTGACTACCTTCCCAGGACCAAGGTCCAGGCCCAGCCTGTGCCGGAATTCAAGGAACAGGGAGGCGTCACCTATTACGAGCCGGCCTCGCTGGATGGCAAGCGGCCGGGGGTGTTCTTCGTCAACATGATGAACATGCCCAACAAGGCTATGATGAGGTCCCTGACCTACCACGAAACGGTGCCGGGCCACCATTACCAGCTGGCGGTGCAGCAGGAACTGGGAGGCAACAGGATGTACCGCAATCTTTTCTTCCTGACCGGTTTCGGCGAAGGCTGGGCCATGTATGTCCAGGAGCTGGCTTACGAGCTGGGCTGGCTGCCGGACATCTACTCCCGGATCGCCGAGGTCAATTCCCAGCTGTTCCGGGCAGTGCGGGTGGTACTGGACACCGGGATCCATCTCAAGCAGTGGAACCGCGGGCAGGCCATGGCTTACATGGAGCAGAACCTGGGCTGGGCCTCGGGCACCGAAGTGGACCGCTACATCGTCTGGCCGGGCCAGGCCTGCTCCTACACCCTGGGCCGGATGCACATCAAGCAGCTGCGGGAGAAGGCAAAAGAGAAGATGGGGCCGCGCTTCGATCTGAAGAAATTCCACCATCTGGTGCTGGAGAACGGCAGCATGCCCCTGGACATACTGGGGAAAAAAGTGGACGATTACATCAAGGGCGGCATTTAA
- a CDS encoding radical SAM protein has product MAWLKNIFQRAKPLASGLYHYRGQEGDRFFRLHLRIEPDARGVLVINASKILHLNQTAAELAKHIIEGDDAKTAAEQMVKRYRGVKSSVLENDFNQLKQKIFALASTDDVCPVTYLDINRIEPFETPVSAPYRMDLALTYKCNDACGHCYLPKDRMPQELTAQQWKQILSKLWDTGIPHVCFTGGEATLRPDLVDLIAYAEETGLVTGLLTNGRKLKDKKLVKQMTEAGLDHFQITLESHLASVHDKMVGSKGAFEDTVKGIKNAVASPVYTITNTTLTRLNAKGMEKTMEFLKKLGITTMACNGLIYSGQGASCGLGFTEAELVPLMERIREKARQLDLKLIWYTPTQYCQLDPVNLELGVKTCTAARYNMCVEPDGSVIPCQSYFAPLGNILTDRWEKIWNAKPAVDLRNKTYLMDKCKGCQKLPLCGGGCPIYNTQNEVICVDSKSNA; this is encoded by the coding sequence ATGGCTTGGCTGAAGAACATCTTCCAACGGGCCAAACCCCTGGCCTCAGGGCTGTATCATTACCGGGGACAAGAGGGCGACCGGTTCTTCCGGCTGCACCTGCGGATAGAGCCCGACGCCCGGGGGGTGCTGGTGATCAACGCCTCCAAGATCCTGCACCTGAACCAGACCGCGGCCGAGCTGGCCAAGCACATCATAGAAGGCGACGACGCCAAAACAGCGGCGGAGCAGATGGTAAAGCGCTACCGGGGCGTGAAATCTTCGGTTCTGGAGAACGATTTCAACCAGCTCAAGCAGAAGATCTTCGCCCTGGCCTCCACCGACGACGTCTGCCCGGTGACCTATCTGGACATCAACCGGATCGAGCCCTTCGAGACCCCGGTCAGCGCGCCCTACCGGATGGACCTGGCCCTGACCTACAAATGCAACGACGCCTGCGGCCACTGCTACCTGCCCAAGGACCGGATGCCCCAGGAACTCACCGCCCAGCAGTGGAAGCAGATCCTGTCGAAATTGTGGGATACCGGGATCCCCCACGTCTGCTTTACCGGGGGCGAGGCCACCCTAAGGCCGGACCTGGTGGACCTGATCGCCTATGCCGAGGAGACCGGCCTGGTGACCGGCCTTTTGACCAACGGCCGGAAACTGAAGGACAAAAAGCTGGTCAAGCAGATGACCGAAGCCGGCCTGGACCATTTCCAGATCACTTTGGAATCGCACCTGGCCTCGGTCCACGACAAGATGGTGGGCAGCAAGGGGGCCTTTGAGGACACGGTCAAGGGAATAAAGAACGCCGTGGCCTCGCCGGTCTACACCATCACCAACACCACCCTGACCAGGCTCAACGCCAAGGGCATGGAAAAGACCATGGAGTTCCTTAAAAAGCTGGGGATCACCACCATGGCCTGCAACGGGCTGATCTATTCCGGGCAGGGAGCCTCTTGCGGTCTGGGCTTCACCGAAGCGGAGCTGGTGCCGCTGATGGAGAGGATCCGGGAAAAGGCCCGGCAGCTGGACCTCAAACTGATCTGGTACACGCCCACCCAGTACTGCCAGCTGGACCCGGTGAACCTGGAGCTGGGTGTCAAGACCTGCACCGCCGCCCGCTACAACATGTGCGTGGAGCCGGACGGCTCGGTCATCCCCTGCCAGAGCTATTTCGCCCCGCTGGGGAACATCCTGACCGACAGGTGGGAGAAGATCTGGAACGCCAAGCCGGCGGTGGATCTCCGCAACAAAACCTATTTGATGGACAAATGCAAGGGGTGCCAGAAACTGCCGCTGTGCGGGGGCGGGTGTCCGATATACAATACCCAGAATGAAGTGATATGCGTGGACAGCAAGTCTAACGCATAA